TGCCGCGCTGCGCGAAGCACGTGGCCAGAACCCCCGTCGCCTGGTGCTGGCGGTGCCCGTGGGCGCGGCGGACTCGGTGCGGGCGTTGAGCGCCGACGCCGACCTGGTGGTGTGCCCGCACCCGCGCACCGACTTCCGCGCGGTCGGCCGGTTTTACCAGCACTTCGACCAGACCACCGACGACCAGGTCATCGAACTGCTGAACCGACAGCACTGACGGCCGTTCAGGGCTGCAGCCGTTCAGAGCTGACGGTCGTTCAGGGCTCGCGGTAGTGCTCGACGGTCGGGAACGGGTCGTAGAAGTGGTGCAGCAGCGCCTTCCAACGCGGGTACAGCGGCCCCTGGCGGAACCCGACCGTGTGGTCCTCCAGCCGTTCCCACCCCACCAGCAGCAGGTACCGGGACGGCTGCTCGACCGAACGCCGCAGGTCCAGCGAGACGAACCCGGGCGACTGCGCGATGAGCCCGCGCGCCTCCCCGAACGCCCGCTCGAAGTCCGCCTCCAGACCGGGGCGGACGTCGAGCGTGGCGACTTCCAGGATCACAGGTGCTTGTACACGTCTTCGAGGGTCAGACCGCGGCCGAGCATGAGCACCTGCACGCGGTACAGCAGCTGGGAGACCTCTTCGGCCAGGCGCTCGTCGGACTCGTGCTCGGCGGCGATCCAGACCTCGCCGGCCTCCTCCAACACCTTCTTGCCCTGCGCATGCACCCCGGCCTCCAAGGCCGCGGCGGTGGCGGAGCCCTCAGGGCGGGTGCGTGCGCGTTCGCTCAGCTCGGCGAACAGCTCGTCGAAGGTCTTCACGGGGTCTGATCCTCGCATCCTCCGAACGGCCGCAGGCAGGCAGACCCCCGGTTCCGCCACCCACGGCGGGCACTAGATCCCGTAACGCGGGCTCGTGAACGGCCACACCT
This is a stretch of genomic DNA from Saccharothrix ecbatanensis. It encodes these proteins:
- a CDS encoding phosphoribosyl-ATP diphosphatase, whose translation is MKTFDELFAELSERARTRPEGSATAAALEAGVHAQGKKVLEEAGEVWIAAEHESDERLAEEVSQLLYRVQVLMLGRGLTLEDVYKHL
- a CDS encoding antibiotic biosynthesis monooxygenase family protein, which produces MILEVATLDVRPGLEADFERAFGEARGLIAQSPGFVSLDLRRSVEQPSRYLLLVGWERLEDHTVGFRQGPLYPRWKALLHHFYDPFPTVEHYREP